A genomic region of Arvicola amphibius chromosome X, mArvAmp1.2, whole genome shotgun sequence contains the following coding sequences:
- the LOC119804297 gene encoding doublesex- and mab-3-related transcription factor C1-like gives MGDPGATLTSTPDPKAMQHKLNLLYPAPFLTPHAANVTGHRLLVSVMSGKPKVISCPSCIRLHSEHSLEEERNPRVGKDAKFVKASKWGRNIWKDGVSEAYVSCAWCFADGQESAVHRSEAMSHKVPQEGSSQGTHMPSQQREWAILPNVPVTLEQQPMISFSWAPRDPSFRPKRFSSVILQPSAPPGPLLLQPQVPNATKQDSVVAVLEWQRKLEAAKALLALKNSSQDPRDSASLQRHGSMPGDDGERGIQPPSSHLPPKPASSVSLSGHLECMSYLT, from the exons ATGGGGGATCCAGGTgctactctgacctccactcctGACCCTAAAGCCATGCAACACAAACTCAACCTGCTGTACCCTGCTCCTTTTCTGACTCCACAT gctGCAAATGTCACAGGGCACCGCCTTCTTGTGAGTGTCATGTCTGGCAAG CCCAAAGTgatctcctgcccctcctgcatCAGGCTCCACAGTGAGCATTCActagaagaagaaaggaaccCCAGAGTTGGGAAAGATGCAAAGTTTGTCAAAGCCTCCAAATGGGGCCGGAATATTTGGAAGGATGGTGTCAGCGAGGCTTATGTAAGCTGTGCCTGGTGTTTTGCAGATGGGCAGGAGAGTGCTGTGCACAGGAGTGAGGCCATGTCCCACAAAGTTCCACAGGAG GGAAGTTCTCAGGGAACACATATGCCTAGCCAGCAGCGAGAATGGGCAATTCTGCCCAATGTTCCAGTGACCTTGGAGCAGCAAccaatgatttctttttcctgggcACCTCGTGATCCATCTTTCAGGCCCAAAAG ATTTTCAAGTGTGATCCTGCAACCCAGTGCTCCCCCTGGCCCTCTTCTTCTGCAGCCACAG GTCCCTAATGCCACCAAGCAGGATTCTGTTGTTGCTGTCTTAGAGtggcagaggaagctggaggcTGCCAAGGCCCTGTTGGCCCTGAAGAACTCTTCTCAGGATCCTCGTGATTCTGCCTCTCTGCAACGTCATGGCAGCATGCCAG gtgatgatggagagagaggaattcAGCCTCCTAGTTCCCACCTGCCACCAAAGCCTGCCAGCTCTGTCTCACTTTCTGGACATCTGGAGTGCATGTCCTACTTGACCTGA